The uncultured Roseibium sp. DNA segment GACGGGTCCGTCTTCCGTGGCAAGCTCAAGCGAGATATGGCCCGGCGCATGGCCCGGGGTCGGGAAGGATGTAACACCGGGCAGGATTTCTGTCTCGCCATCGATCAGCTGTACGTCGCGGTCGGCGAGTAGAGCGGGCAGATAGCGCGGCGTCGCCGGATCGTCCGCGAAGGGCGTTTCGACATAGTTGCGTTCGTCGCGGCTCATCAGGATCGGGGCTTTCGGAAACAGGTCCAGATTCAGGACGTGATCGAAATGTCCGTGGGAGAAGATGAGAAGATCGATGTCATCCAGCGAGAGGTCAAGTTCCGCGAGCCGCTCGCGCAGCATCCGGCGGGTGGTGCCGTGGCCGCAGTCGAACAGCGCCCGCTTGCCACCGGCTTCCACGAGCACGATGGAGGAAATGCCGAAGAATCCGCCTTCAAAAGCGAGGCTCGAGCCCGGGACCAGGATTTCGTAACGGACGGTCATGGCTTCTTCTCCCCCGTCATTCGATCGTCGTGTTCAAGAATTACGCAAACAATCACAATTTGTCGATAAATCGTTGATATTTGTTTCCGCTGCGTCTAGCCTGACATCTGGACCTGGTTCCGCTGTCTTGTCAAAGTGAGGGGCAGTACCATCGGGTTGCCGAACGAGGACAAAAGTCCCACTTCCAAGAGGAGAGTAATATGCTGCTTTCACGTCATTTTTCGAAGGCAGGCGTTCGCCTTGCCGCCGCCGCTGTCATCGGTTTTTCGGGTCTTGCATCCGCTTCCGCGCAGACGAAGTGGGATATGCCGACGCCTTATGGCGACAGCAACTTCCACACGGTCAATATCGCAGAATTCGCCAAGGATGTCTCTGACAAGACCGATGGTTCGCTGACCATTCAGATCCATTCCGCCGGTTCGCTGTTCAAGCATCCGGAAATCAAGAATGCCGTCCGCAAGGGCCTGGCTCCAATCGGCGAAGTTCTGGTGTCGCGTCTGTCCAACGAAGATCCGGTCTTCGGCGTGGATTCCGTGCCGTTCGTGGCAACCTCCTATGATGACGCCTTCAAGCTTTATCAGGCGTCCAAGCCGTTCCTGGAAAAGAAGCTGGCAGATCAGGGGCTGCAGTTGCTCTTTGCCGTGCCGTGGCCGCCGCAGGGCATCTATGCCAAGAAGGACATCAACACCATCGACGACCTGAAGGGCCTGAAGTTCCGCGCCTATAATGCGTCGACCGAACGGATCGCCCAGTTGGCCGGTGCCGTGCCGACCCAGGTGGAAGTGCCGGACCTGCCGACCGCCTTCTCCACCGGCCGTGTCGAAGCCATGATCACCTCGCCGTCGACCGGTGCGAACTCCAAGGCCTGGGACTACCTGGATCATTACTACGATGCCCAGGCCTGGCTGCCGAAGAACATGGTGTTCGTGAACAAGAAGGCCTTCGACGGCCTCAGCGACGCCGAAAAGGCAGCTGTCATGGAAGCCGCCGCCACTGCTGAAACCCGCGGCTGGGAAGCCTCCAAGGCGGAAACGGCAGAAAAGACCCAGATGCTGAAGGATAACGGCATCGCGGTCGCCGCTCCGTCAGCGGAACTGCAGGCATCTCTGAAGGAAATCGGCAAGACCATGGTTGCCGAATGGCAGGACAGTGCCGGTGACGATGGCAAGGCGATCATCGAGGCTTATTCCAAGTAAGTGATCTTATGAAAGAGCCGGGCAAAGCGCCCGGCTCTTGTCGTTTTATGGTTCCTGTCTGCGCGGGAGACCCTGCCTATGCGCGCCTTTCTCAACGGGCTTTACCGTCTGGCCGGCGGGCTGGCCGCTGCCTGCCTCGTAACGATTGCCAGTCTTGTCGTGATCCAGGTTTCCTGCCGGCTCATCGACGGGTTTCGAAAGCTGATCGGCCTCGAACCGCTCGGCCTTCTGGTTCCTTCTCTTGCCGAAATCGCCGGTTTCCTGCTGGTCGGCGCCTCGTTCCTGGCGCTCGCTTCCACGCTGCGCATGGGCGACCACATTCGGGTGTCCATTCTGCTGCAGCATGTGTCGGCGCCGGTCGCGAAGGCTCTTGAGGTCTGGTGCCTCGGTGTGGCGCTGGTGCTTGTCGGGTTCTTCACCTGGCATGCGGGCTGGATGGTCAATGACAGCTATGTCTATCATGAGGTCTCCTTCGGCATCATTCCGATCCCGCTGTGGATCCCCCAACTGGTGATGACCGCAGGGCTGGCCGTTTTCGCGATCTCGATCCTCGATGACTTTCTGCACGCATTGAGGGGCCGGCCGGTCAGTTATCAGGCTGTCGACCG contains these protein-coding regions:
- a CDS encoding TRAP transporter substrate-binding protein yields the protein MLLSRHFSKAGVRLAAAAVIGFSGLASASAQTKWDMPTPYGDSNFHTVNIAEFAKDVSDKTDGSLTIQIHSAGSLFKHPEIKNAVRKGLAPIGEVLVSRLSNEDPVFGVDSVPFVATSYDDAFKLYQASKPFLEKKLADQGLQLLFAVPWPPQGIYAKKDINTIDDLKGLKFRAYNASTERIAQLAGAVPTQVEVPDLPTAFSTGRVEAMITSPSTGANSKAWDYLDHYYDAQAWLPKNMVFVNKKAFDGLSDAEKAAVMEAAATAETRGWEASKAETAEKTQMLKDNGIAVAAPSAELQASLKEIGKTMVAEWQDSAGDDGKAIIEAYSK
- a CDS encoding TRAP transporter small permease, with protein sequence MRAFLNGLYRLAGGLAAACLVTIASLVVIQVSCRLIDGFRKLIGLEPLGLLVPSLAEIAGFLLVGASFLALASTLRMGDHIRVSILLQHVSAPVAKALEVWCLGVALVLVGFFTWHAGWMVNDSYVYHEVSFGIIPIPLWIPQLVMTAGLAVFAISILDDFLHALRGRPVSYQAVDRSDAIEGVE
- a CDS encoding MBL fold metallo-hydrolase: MTVRYEILVPGSSLAFEGGFFGISSIVLVEAGGKRALFDCGHGTTRRMLRERLAELDLSLDDIDLLIFSHGHFDHVLNLDLFPKAPILMSRDERNYVETPFADDPATPRYLPALLADRDVQLIDGETEILPGVTSFPTPGHAPGHISLELATEDGPVVLAADALKTAREALSGIPDMEIDPQKRGKAAIQEVLRRGKVIVPGHHPTLYKDETGNLTWNDIQEMPLLIR